The genomic stretch GCCCGACTGGAGGAGGTCGTGCATTCCATGCCCGATGGCCTCGACACCGTGGTCGGGGAACGCGGCTACCGGCTCTCCGGCGGCGAGCGCCAGCGGATGACCCTGGCCCGGCTCCTCCTGGCCCAGCCCCAGGTGGTGATCCTCGATGAGGCCACCGCCGCCCTGGACTCCACCTCCGAGGCCGCCGTGCAGGCGGCCCTGACCGAGGCACTGGTGGGCCGGACCGCCCTGGTGATCGCCCACCGGCTCTCCACCGTGCGCGCAGCGGATGCGATCCTGGTGGTCGAGGCCGGGAAGATCGTCGAGCGCGGCACGCACACCGAGCTGCTTGCCGCCGATGGCCGCTACGCCGAGCTCTACCGGACCCAGTTCGCCACCGAGGGTTCGACGACCCCTCCCCCGCACGAGACGACCCCTACCCGAGGAGAGACCCCCGCATGATCGCACGGTTCGAAGAGCTGGACTGGCAGCAGACCCCGATGGGTGAACTGATGCTGCGTCGGCGCACCGAGCCCGGCACCGGCACGCAGATCTATGAGGTCAAGCTCGGCGAGGAGTTCCTCATGTCGAGCCTGTTCACCGTGGCGGAGGAACAGATGTCGGTGCTGGGTCTGGCTGCGACCAGGGGCGAGCAGCTCGACGTCGTCGTCGGCGGTCTGGGCCTGGGCTACACGGCGGTGACCGCGCTCGGTGATCCCCGGGTCCATCGGCTGCAGGTGATCGACGCGCTCCCAGCGGTCATCGACTGGCACCGGCGCAAGCTGCTGCCGGTCTCAGCAGAGCTCGTCGATGACCCTCGCACCACCCTGCGCCACGACGACTTCTTCGCGGTGATGGGAACCCCGCCGGCCCCTGATGCAGCTGGCCATGACCTGATCCTGCTCGACGTCGACCACTCCCCTCGGCACACGCTTCACCCCAGCCACGCCGATCTCTACACCACCGACGGGCTGGGCGTCCTCGCGCAGCATCTCACCGAGCGCGGGGTCTTCACCCTGTGGTCCGATGATCGGCCTGATGAGCAGTTCATGGCCACTCTCGGGACGGTCTTCGATGACACCGCGGCGCACGTGGTGGAGTTCGCCAATCACCTCACCGGTGGGATCTCCTCGAACACGGTCTATGTGGGGGTGCGGCGGGATGACCCGCCCCGGGCCTGAGACCAGTTCTCTCAGACCACCCAGCCGAGGTGCGGCCGCCCCGAAGCGATGGTGCGATCAGCCTTCGAGCTCACCGATCTCAAGCTCGGCCAACTGGGATTCAGGGGCGGAGTCCCCGCCGTGCTGGGCTCCGAAGTCCTCGGTGGCGTCGGTGCCGCAGAGCTGCTCGATGCGCGCCTCGCCGCCGGGGTGTTCCTCGATCCAGGTCGTCAGGTCATAGACCGTCTCATCCAGGACGGCCCAGCAGGAGTCTGGTGAGTCGTTGGACTCCACCTCGGCCATGGAGATCGCCTGCCCCGCACCCTCGGAGTCAGTGCCCTCGGGCTGCTCCTCCTCGGCCTGCTCCTCCTCGACAGGGTCCTCGCCGGGGGCAGTCTCATCGAGCTCTGTCGTCTCCGCCTGCTCCGCCTCCTGGTCCTCGGCCGGGGACTGTTCCTGGGAGCTCTCGCCACAGGAGGTGAGCAGCAGCAGAGCCGGCAGGGCCAGGGACGCCAGCAGGGTCTTGGGCAGCGCAGCGCTCGGGGCAGAATCAGTCATCATGGTCTTCCTTCTCGGAGAGTCTCGCGCCGCGGGTCGGCGTCGAGCGGGCGGTGGGCGTCGAGGGACGGGGCGTCAGGGTGGTCGAGAACGTCCAGAAGGCGAGTCCCGCTGCCATCAGGGTCAGCACGACAGAGCCGGAGATGTGCTGCGCGATGTCCAGTCCGCTGCCCAAGGATGCCTGGAGGAACGTCAGGGCGAACAGCGCCACCGATACCGCGGCCGCGACTCGACCGGTCTTCGCACGCCAGGCCAGCACCAGGAGGTTCAGGGCCAACACCCCCGAGGTGACATGGAACGCGATGGCGCCGAATCCATGGACCCCCAGGGCGCGGGACTCCTCCACCAGGAGCCCGGCGGAGACGAAGAGCAGGATCACCACGGCCACGTTGATCAGGGCGGTGACTCTCGCCGCCACCAGCAGCTTCTGGGAAAGATCCATGTCAGCACCTTACTTGCCGGGACAGACCGGTGCTCTTCTGTGACTCGGCATCCTCTCGGCAGCGCCACAGGCAGTCCCGCTTCGCCGCGTTCCTCGGAGTCGCCGGTGCACTTCGGAGCACTTGGAGACAGCGTCGGAGCGACACCGGGGTGCAGACGCTCCTGCGCGGCGACACCTGGTCGCACGGCCGGTCATGTAATACGACGTAATGTGAGGTCAGCGGCACGCGAGGTCTTCCCAACCGGGCTTCTCCGAGTGATGATGACGGTGAGCGAGAGCTCACCGATCCTCTGCACCGCAGCCATGCGGCGCCGACATTGTTCAGGAGAAGCAGCCATGACTGAGAGCACCCGCCCCGAGAGCGTGAACCCACAGGGAAACCAGCCCCACCAGATCGGTGACTGGGCAGATCTCGGCCAGGAGATGTGGTCTTACCTCACCGGCCGGGGCGCCGTGGTGAACTACACGCTCCAAGACATGACCGTAGAGGTCCCCCGCGACATCGGCCCGGACGCTCCACGGGCGATCTGGAAGTTCAACGGCACCCTGCGGGTGACCACCAGCGACGACGCAAGCTGACGGTGAACGACTGAGGTTGGAGGAGCCATGCGTCTAGACATCGATCTTGCCGTGAGTCTCACCCAGGTCGCAGAGGACGGCACCCCGGCTGCGCCGGTGAACGCCACCATCACAGCAGCCGGCCGCCACATCGAGGTCCGCACGGACGATTCTTCCCTGCTCGATGGGATGCCGCGCTCGATCACCCGCGTCGCCGACGGATTCGCCAGTCAGCTCGCGGCGCGGGACCTGACGCTCTCCATCATCGGTCCCGACGGGGAGATCGTGAGCCTCGGGGCGGTGAAGCCCACGATGATGAGCCGGGTGCTGACCCGGTCGAAGCATATCCGGCTGGGTTCGCTGAAGTCTCTGCCGCGCTTCGCCGGTGCCGGATCGGGTGACACCCAGGGCGCCTCTTCGCTGATCCCGCCGGAGACCCCCTGGCCCCCGGCTCCGACCTTCAACCGCATGATCCGACGCCGGGTCACGACCACCCACGCCCCGCGAGGGGCGGGACGTCCCCGGCTGATCATGAGCCGGACGGACTACCCCGGGGCGGGCCCGCTGGAGTTCAACCTGGTCTCGGATCGAACCCTGATCGGCAGCGATGAATCCTCGGATCTCCTGCTCTCGGGGTTGGAGCCGCTTCATGCCGAGATCCTGCATGATGAGTTCGACGAGTATGTGATCGTCCGGCACGGCTCCATCGGCGGCTCTCGGAGCGCCGAGCCCGGAGCTCCGGTCACCCTGCGCACCGGTTCCCGGATCGACCTGGGCGTCTGGCGGGTGGTGTTCCTGCGCGAGGAGTACGCCGATCACGGTCGCCCATACGGGGGACGCCAGGGTGGAGAGTACGCCTACCAGAAGCCGCAGTTCGATCCCTACCGGCAGAAACGCTGATCTTCGGGGCTGAACCCTTCAGGTCCAGCCCC from Nesterenkonia sandarakina encodes the following:
- a CDS encoding spermidine synthase; protein product: MIARFEELDWQQTPMGELMLRRRTEPGTGTQIYEVKLGEEFLMSSLFTVAEEQMSVLGLAATRGEQLDVVVGGLGLGYTAVTALGDPRVHRLQVIDALPAVIDWHRRKLLPVSAELVDDPRTTLRHDDFFAVMGTPPAPDAAGHDLILLDVDHSPRHTLHPSHADLYTTDGLGVLAQHLTERGVFTLWSDDRPDEQFMATLGTVFDDTAAHVVEFANHLTGGISSNTVYVGVRRDDPPRA
- a CDS encoding cytochrome b5-like heme/steroid binding domain-containing protein gives rise to the protein MTDSAPSAALPKTLLASLALPALLLLTSCGESSQEQSPAEDQEAEQAETTELDETAPGEDPVEEEQAEEEQPEGTDSEGAGQAISMAEVESNDSPDSCWAVLDETVYDLTTWIEEHPGGEARIEQLCGTDATEDFGAQHGGDSAPESQLAELEIGELEG
- a CDS encoding FHA domain-containing protein; its protein translation is MRLDIDLAVSLTQVAEDGTPAAPVNATITAAGRHIEVRTDDSSLLDGMPRSITRVADGFASQLAARDLTLSIIGPDGEIVSLGAVKPTMMSRVLTRSKHIRLGSLKSLPRFAGAGSGDTQGASSLIPPETPWPPAPTFNRMIRRRVTTTHAPRGAGRPRLIMSRTDYPGAGPLEFNLVSDRTLIGSDESSDLLLSGLEPLHAEILHDEFDEYVIVRHGSIGGSRSAEPGAPVTLRTGSRIDLGVWRVVFLREEYADHGRPYGGRQGGEYAYQKPQFDPYRQKR